A stretch of the Vigna radiata var. radiata cultivar VC1973A chromosome 7, Vradiata_ver6, whole genome shotgun sequence genome encodes the following:
- the LOC111242075 gene encoding uncharacterized protein LOC111242075 has protein sequence MHIEKNFFDNIFNTVMNVSAKTKDNEKARKDISLYCARXDLELKPKDNGRFLKPKANYTLSKDEAKIVFRWIKELRMPDGYSSNLARCANVDKGNIQGLKSHDCHVFMETLIPVAFSCLPMHVLNPLIEXSHFFKDLCATTLKADSLRKLEENIPFILCKLERIFPPAFFDSMEHLPIHLAHEAWLGGPVQYRWMYPFERFMGESKRSVKNKARVEGSICSAYLHXETTYFCSHYFNNFMLKPINVRNATQSATSHSTLLVFRQVGRHAGKEFTHWLSDAEFNSAHVHVLINCXEVKVYLDSFLVAMQVPEGSSSAIIHSQFPQWFRDQV, from the exons ATGCATATAGAAAAgaatttctttgacaacatcTTTAACACAGTCATGAATGTTAGTGCCAAGACGAAAGATAATGAAAAGGCAAGGAAAGATATATCTTTGTATTGTGCACGAAGNGACTTAGAGTTGAAGCCCAAAGATAATGGCAGGTTCCTAAAGCCAAAGGCAAATTACACCCTATCAAAAGACGAGGCCAAAATAGTTTTTCGATGGATAAAGGAGCTTAGAATGCCAGATGGNTATTCTTCAAACTTGGCCCGATGTGCTAATGTTGATAAGGGCAATATTCAAGGGTTGAAGAGTCATGATTGCCATGTCTTTATGGAAACTCTAATCCCTGTTGCATTTAGCTGTTTGCCCATGCACGTGTTAAATCCACTTATAGAAATNAGTCATTTCTTCAAGGATTTGTGCGCTACGACTCTCAAGGCAGATTCCTTGAGAAAGTTGGAGGAAAATATTCCATTTATTCTTTGCAAATTGGAAAGAATATTCCCTCCTGCATTCTTTGATTCCATGGAACATCTTCCAATTCATCTTGCACATGAAGCATGGCTTGGTGGTCCAGTGCAATATAGGTGGATGTATCCATTTGAAAGGTTCATGGGAGAGTCTAAACGTTCAGTCAAAAACAAAGCCAGAGTGGAAGGATCAATTTGTTCGGCTTACTTGCATCNTGAGACAACGTACTTTTGTTCTCATTATTTCAACAACTTCATGTTGAAACCGATCAATGTTAGGAATGCAACACAATCTGCCACATCTCATTCAACTTTGTTAGTGTTTCGACAAGTGGGCCGTCACGCGGGCAAAGAGTTCACTCATTGGTTAAGTGATGCTGAATTCAACTCTGCCCACGTCCATGTCTTAATTAATTGCCNTGAAGTTAAGGTGTACCTTGA CTCATTTCTTGTGGCTATGCAAGTTCCAGAAGGGAGTTCTTCCGCTATAATACACTCACAGTTCCCTCAGTGGTTTAGAGATCAAGTATGA